TCTCCTTCCTGGAGGTCAACACCCGTCTCCAGGTGGAACACCCGGTCACCGAAGAGGTCACCGGCATCGACCTCGTACGCGAGATGTTCCGCATCGCCGACGGCGAGAAGCTCGGCTACGACGACCCGCCGGTCCGCGGCCACTCGATCGAGTTCCGTATCAACGGCGAGGACCCGGGCCGCGGCTTCCTGCCCGCGCCCGGCACCGTCACCCTCTTCCGCCCCCCGACCGGCCCCGGCGTACGCCTGGACGCCGGAGTGGAGACGGGGAGCGTCATCGGCCCCGCCTGGGACTCCCTCCTCGCGAAGCTGGTCATCACCGGCGCCACCCGGGAGCAGGCCCTCCAGCGCGCCGCGCGTGCGCTGGGTGAGTTCCAGGTCGAGGGCATGGCCACCGCGATCCCCTTCCACCGCGCGGTCGTGGTCGACCCGGCGTTCACCGCCGACCCGTTCACGGTCCACACCCGCTGGATCGAGACCGAGTTCGTCAACACCATCCCCGCCTTCACCACCCCCGCCGACACCGACACCGACGACGAACCCGGCCGCGAGACGGTCGTCGTGGAGGTCGGGGGCAAGCGCCTGGAGGTCTCGCTGCCCTCCAGCCTCGGCATGAGCCTGGCCCGGACGGGCCTCGCCGCCGGCGCCCGCCCCAAGCGCCGCGCCACGAAGAAGGCCGGCTCCGCGGCGTCCGGCGACACCCTCGCCTCACCCATGCAGGGCACGATCGTCAAGGTCGCGGTCGAAGAGGGCCAGCAGGTCGAGGAGGGCGACCTCGTCGTCGTACTCGAAGCCATGAAGATGGAACAGCCCCTCAACGCCCACCGCTCCGGCACCATCAAGGGCCTCACCGCCGAGATCGGCGCCTCCCTCACCTCCGGCGCCACCATCTGCGAGATCAAGGACTGACCCTCGCTCGTCCCAACGGCCCCGCCGGGCACAACCGGCGGGGCCGTTGTGCGCCGCCCCGGGGAGTGACGGCTGAACCGGCGTTCAGCCCGAGAGACCCGGTCCGCAGTGGCATCCTGGAGACCACACAGACCGCAGGGAGCGCACAGGCCCCGGCGACCGCACGGGCCTCTCACCTCACACGGCCGCCCCGTGCCCCGTAGCGACAGGAAGGACCGCGATGGCGAGCACCAGTGACGCGCCGCCCCGGCCCATGCGCGCCGACGCGCGGCGGAATTACGAGCGGGTGCTCGGCGAGGCGCGTTCCGCGTTCGCCGAACACGGCACCGATGCCTCGCTGGAGGATGTCGCCCGCCGCGCCGGGGTCGGCATCGGCACGCTGTACCGGCACTTCCCGACCCGCCACGCCCTGATGAACGCGGTCTTCCAGGAAGCGCTCGCCGATCTGCTCGACCGCTCGCGCGAACTCGCCGACTCCGACCGGCCCTGCCATGCGCTGGTGGCCTGGCTGCGCGCGCTGATCACGCACGCGGGTGAGTACCGCGGCCTCTCCCGCGCGCTCATGTCGGCCTCGCACGACAGGAGTTCAGCCCTGACGCAGTGCAGCGCGGGGCTCCGTACGGCGGGCGAGCAGCTGCTCGTACGGGCGCAGGTGACCGGGGCCGTGCGGACGGACACGTCCATCGACGACCTGATGCAGCTGACGAACGCGATCGCGCTCGCCGCCGAACAGGCGCCGGACGACCCGGAGTTGGCCGACCGGCTGCTGACGCTGACGCTGACCGGCCTGAAGGGGCCCCACGAGAACGGCGCCGCCGGACACACCGCGTAAGCGGCCCCTCCGGCCCGCCGTCCCCTTCAGCGGCGGCGCAGGTCCGCCACTCGCGCCCGCGCTCCCGGCTGCTCCGCGAGCGCCCCCGCCGACGCCGCCCTGCGCGGCACCTGCGGTCCCGGCCCGGCGCCTCCGTGCGTACGGCGCTGGCCCGGCAGGGGGGTGTCCCGCCGGGGCTGGCGCCCCGGCGGGACCGCTTCGCCGTTCCCCGGACCGCCCGACCCCGATCCGGTGGCACCCGCCACCGTGATCTGTACGCCCTGGTCGGCGAGGGCCTGGAGTTCGGTCGCCGCGCGGTCGTCGTGCGCGGGCGGATCGTCGGTGACCAGCCGGGTGATCACGTCGCTGGGCACCGTCTGGAACATCGTGTCGGTGCCCAGCTTGGTGTGGTCGGCGAGCACCACGACCTCGGCCGCCGCCTGCACCAGCGCGCGATCGACGCTGGCCGACAGCATGTTGGAGGTCGACAGACCACGCTCGGCGGTGAGCCCGCTCCCGGACAGGAACGCCCGGGAGACCCGCAGCCCTTGGAGCGACTGTTCGGCACCGCTGCCGACCAGCGCGTAGTTGGAACCGCGCAACGTGCCGCCGGTCATGACGACTTCGACCCTGTTGGCATGGGCCAGCGCCTGTGCGACCAGCAGGGAGTTGGTGACGACGGTCAGTCCCGGGATCCGCGCGAGCCGGCGGGCCAGCTCCTGCGTGGTCGTACCGGCGCCGACCACCACGGCTTCGCCTTCTTCGACGAGGCTCGCGGCGAGATCGGCGATGGCCGTCTTCTCCGCCGTGGCGAGATGGGATTTTTGCGGAAAGCCGGATTCTCGCGTGAATCCACCCGGCAGTACCGCACCGCCGTGCCGGCGGTCGAGGAGTCCTTCGGCCTCCAGCGCCCGCACGTCCCGCCGTACGGTCACTTCGGAGGTCTGGACGACGCGGGCGAGCTCACGGAGCGACACGGCTCCGTTGGCGCGCACCATTTCAAGGATTAACTGGCGACGTTCTGCAGCGAACACGAAACTGACAGTAACCCCAACAACCGTCTGTATTCAGCGGTTCGCGCCGAAATACGGAAGGTCAACCTACGAGGCAGTGCCAAGTGGTATGGGA
The nucleotide sequence above comes from Streptomyces sp. NBC_01716. Encoded proteins:
- a CDS encoding acetyl/propionyl/methylcrotonyl-CoA carboxylase subunit alpha — its product is MRKVLIANRGEIAVRVARACRDAGIGSVAVYADPDRDASHVRAADEAFALGGDTPAASYLDVGKVLQAAKDSGADAVHPGYGFLSENAEFAQAVLDAGLTWIGPPPQAIRDLGDKVAARHIAQRAGAPLVAGTPDPVAGADEVVAFAKEHGLPIAIKAAFGGGGRGLKVARTLEEVPELYDSAVREAVAAFGRGECFVERYLDKPRHVETQCLADAHGNVVVVSTRDCSLQRRHQKLVEEAPAPFLSKEQNEQLYTASKAILKEAGYIGAGTVEFLVGTDGTISFLEVNTRLQVEHPVTEEVTGIDLVREMFRIADGEKLGYDDPPVRGHSIEFRINGEDPGRGFLPAPGTVTLFRPPTGPGVRLDAGVETGSVIGPAWDSLLAKLVITGATREQALQRAARALGEFQVEGMATAIPFHRAVVVDPAFTADPFTVHTRWIETEFVNTIPAFTTPADTDTDDEPGRETVVVEVGGKRLEVSLPSSLGMSLARTGLAAGARPKRRATKKAGSAASGDTLASPMQGTIVKVAVEEGQQVEEGDLVVVLEAMKMEQPLNAHRSGTIKGLTAEIGASLTSGATICEIKD
- a CDS encoding TetR/AcrR family transcriptional regulator, whose product is MASTSDAPPRPMRADARRNYERVLGEARSAFAEHGTDASLEDVARRAGVGIGTLYRHFPTRHALMNAVFQEALADLLDRSRELADSDRPCHALVAWLRALITHAGEYRGLSRALMSASHDRSSALTQCSAGLRTAGEQLLVRAQVTGAVRTDTSIDDLMQLTNAIALAAEQAPDDPELADRLLTLTLTGLKGPHENGAAGHTA
- a CDS encoding DeoR/GlpR family DNA-binding transcription regulator is translated as MVRANGAVSLRELARVVQTSEVTVRRDVRALEAEGLLDRRHGGAVLPGGFTRESGFPQKSHLATAEKTAIADLAASLVEEGEAVVVGAGTTTQELARRLARIPGLTVVTNSLLVAQALAHANRVEVVMTGGTLRGSNYALVGSGAEQSLQGLRVSRAFLSGSGLTAERGLSTSNMLSASVDRALVQAAAEVVVLADHTKLGTDTMFQTVPSDVITRLVTDDPPAHDDRAATELQALADQGVQITVAGATGSGSGGPGNGEAVPPGRQPRRDTPLPGQRRTHGGAGPGPQVPRRAASAGALAEQPGARARVADLRRR